GTGGAGCCAGCCGTTGATGGGGCCGGTTTCGAGGCCGAGCCTGGGAAACGCGGCTGTCATAGCCGAGTAGTAGAAGATCATCTGCACCAGCAGCGGAATGTTCCGCAACGTCTCGACATACCCGGAGCCGATGCGGCGTACCAGCCAGTTGTCGGACAGGCGGGCCAGGCCGACGATCACGCCCACGATCGTGGCAAAGAAAATGCCGGCAATGGACAGACGCAGGGTGTTGACCATGGCGGCCCAGAGGGCCCGTCCACCCGTGTCGGGGTGGGTGTCGATTCCCTCACTGATCTGAATGTCGACGGGGCGTTCAAGGAAGTCGAAGTCGGTGTTGATGTTCCGTGCCCGAAGGTTGTCCCCGGCCTGATTGGCCAGGAACCACATGGCGCTGAGTACCACGAACAGCAGGAAGACCTGTGTCACCCACTTGAGGACGATGACGTCTCGCCACAGCGGCACTCGCTGGGATACCCGCTCTTGG
This genomic interval from Acidimicrobiales bacterium contains the following:
- a CDS encoding ABC transporter permease subunit (The N-terminal region of this protein, as described by TIGR01726, is a three transmembrane segment that identifies a subfamily of ABC transporter permease subunits, which specificities that include histidine, arginine, glutamine, glutamate, L-cystine (sic), the opines (in Agrobacterium) octopine and nopaline, etc.), whose amino-acid sequence is MTDTTTQERVSQRVPLWRDVIVLKWVTQVFLLFVVLSAMWFLANQAGDNLRARNINTDFDFLERPVDIQISEGIDTHPDTGGRALWAAMVNTLRLSIAGIFFATIVGVIVGLARLSDNWLVRRIGSGYVETLRNIPLLVQMIFYYSAMTAAFPRLGLETGPINGWLH